The DNA region CTTCCTATGAAGTCGAACACATTGGATTTTTGCAGAATAATTTCACTTATAATCAATGTACATATTAGAAAGTGTTACAGATGAAAACCACATTTCACTGGTAGAAAGCAGACACTGTTAATATCAAATGCACTTGACATCTGATTTGCTAAAAACCCACCCCCAGACActaaaaaacccctcaaatcgCAAATAAAATCTATAATAGAAACCAACATTCATGTCAATGTCAAATGGTAACTGTCCTAACAAACATGAATCAAGTTCTTAATGCAGGCGCCCTCAGAAGTGAGTGGAAGTCATACATCCACAATATAGAGTCCACTCTCAACCTGGGAATGCTCAGTTAAGACTGCTGCCCTTTGAAATGCAAGTCCCACTTTTTAAAAGGAGAGCTCCACACATACATGCACATGTGCACATGggcacacagagacacacatacacacataacCTCCTCTCTCTTAGCAAAAGCTGCATGCTGGGTGACTATTAATGCCTTCTGtgcattttttatatattttctttgtaacGATAAGGTTGAAATGTCTTTACTTCTCAGGactgtatttttcaaacaaaaaggGGAATGACGAGGAAGTACattacaaagacaaaaaaatgcaacttGTATCTCAGGTGTATGATTATTCCCAGTTATCTTCAAAGATGTGTTATTTACATTTGTGACTGCAGAATCCACAGGAAGTTGTCCTTTCTCTGTGTTGGGTTTTCTCAATAGACCCCATGAGCCTGCTCTTTGCTTTCACAAAACCATCTGTCCTTTAAGGCACTGCATGTGGATGTTGTCTTCAGACAGAAGTGCAAGCCTCCTTCACTGGACTgtgcatttctctctctctctggacTGACCTTCCCTGAGAACTTTTGATTTGATATACTTCAGGTCACTGTTGACACTTGGCCGGCGAGCGAAGGGAGAGATCATGCCGTAGGCGTCCATGTCCTTGATTCGGCGCATCCGGAAGGATTTCTGTTGGAAAGCAGTCACCATACTGGATGGAGATTTTCCTGTGGAGGAAGGGCTCATCTCATGAGGTAGCTTGGCCATGCTGACGAGGACATAAAACATCTCATCCACGTTGGTGTTCTTCTTGGCTGACACTTCGAGTATGCACAGTTTTCATCACTGGAGACAAGATCCTCACCTTCATCAGTGCGTACCTTACGGAAGATTTCACTGTGGTCACTTTGTTTCCACAAATGACCATGGGGAGGTCAGCTGATTCCTTGGTCTTGTTCTTCAGGCAGGATTTGACCTCAAGGATCTGTTTCTGGAGTCGCTTGACTTCATCAAAGGATTCTCTgttgtccaggctgaacaccagGATGAAAACATCccctgcaattaaaaaaaaaaaaagatactgcaAAGGCTTGTTGGTCACAGACAGTTTCAGAggagcaaatttttaaaaaacaattattttgtttcatctcctccccatattttttgttttgtcttttggcATCTATTCTCTCAGCTGTACTTTAGTTCTTCTGATTCAACTCCCCACATCTTTCTATAGTGCTATGGAAAAGACTTCTGCCTGTGATGTAACTCCAGTCATATCCAGTTGCATTCCTATTTGCACTGGGCTTGCAAGTTATTgcctgtttttatttctttggtaaACATGTTTCTatctcagctgtgctgcattGCTCTTCTTTTTACTTCCTTTCATTTGTATCTGTGTAAAATACATCCTGTTCTGGCATCAGAAAGAGTGGAGACTTGGTAGCCACTCAGCCTTAACCCTTTGATTACACGATGCATGAAGCAACACCTGAACTGAAGGTTTACAGCTAATCAGTCCTGAGGTCCCAAGTCAGGAATGAGAGGTTTCTCAGTGCACTCTACATTTGCTCAAGAGAAGCAgaccataaaaaaaaacctaatacAAAAATGACACACATCCCCTGGCATTTCCTTTGGACATTTCCTGACTTACAGTTCCTTTTGCAAGTAGAAAATAAGGCAAATCATCGCCTGTGGAATGACATTCGTGTGGAACATGCTAAGAGAGCTTTCAGGGACTAAAGCTCACATTTGCATCCCAGAAACTGGTTCTAGGACCTCACCGAATATGGACTGTAGCCTTCTCAGATGTGAATGTCATGTTTCACTGGCCAGTTAGAAAAGTGGATAGTGAATCCAGAAAGAAGATTTGTCTTGAGCTGTGGCCGAATATACATCTACTGTCACTTTTGTaattaaagaatatattttagttCACAACAGGAATGACTTGACAGTGAGAAGATGCAAAATGATCCCaccctttctccttcttttctctttaaacacATTTGATTAGATGCAGACTAAGGAGAAAGGGTAAAAAGCTATACCTTCTACtgcatataaaatattaatatttaatattaatattatattaaatCAAGGAAATCAGGCTGGAaattttaggaataaaaaatcCTTGGGACTTTCTTGGTTAGAATTCCCTTTCTgtgcattttatatttattttcactgtagGTGACCTATAACCAACATGCTTAATTTGCCCTTGGCTGATCTTTATACCCACAGAATTGCATTCAGCCATTTATTTGTGACATCAATAAAAAtctgaagcaggaggagaaggtaGATAGATAAGAGAAAATCTCAATTTCAGACCGTCACCCCCTGGACTTCTCCACTGTGGCTAATGCGTTCCTTATAGTGCTGGGAACATGCCAGCcaggaaatatttctctatAGAAATGCATCTTGCAGCAAACGAAGCAGTCCTTTAGCTATTTCCCAAAAACCAGTCATCTCCAGGCTACTCTCTTCAAGCTAGCATCTATCCTTATGACCTTCCCGCTGACTTTCTCACCCGTTTAGGATGGACAGCCTCCTCATGGCAGGGAAAGGGTGATTCCCAGAGGTGTCCAGGATGTCAGCTGATACATGTCTCCCCGGATGTTGTAGACCTTGCGATGGAAATCCTCGATGGTGGGAGTGTACTGATCCTCGAAGCGGCGTTGAGGAAGCGGGAGACAATGGAGCTCTTCCCCACCCTGGATGCTCCCAGCACCACCATGCGGTACGAGTTCTTGGCCGGCACGTTCAGGTTGCAGTTTCCACCAGACATAGTCTTCATCATTGCTTGGTCCTGAAAGAGGGAAatagcagagctggaggaaagatCATAAACCAATGGAGGGTAAATAAGGTAGTTCTCACCACAAGCTTGCCAAAGAACACTCTGGACGGCAGAAGGCAGAGTAATAAATGGtcctgcagatttttttttcactgaaaatgctTAAACTTTTTCAGTCTCATTTTCagggagtggtttttttttttgttttttgtttttgttttttttttttgtttgtttgtttgttttattgttgtcattgtgtttcttttaaagtaatataaaaatgaaGGCATTTGCACTGAAAATAACATGCTTTTGAACTGTAATTTAAACATTAAGGACATTTTGAACTGTTACATTTAAACATTaagggctgagctgagcttcAATGAGACACCGGTTCCTCCTAACATCTGTGGCACTTACACATTACTAGACTTTTCAGTAAAACTTGTTTAGATACATAAAACATAGAGGTCAGATTGCCCAGTATATTACTGGGCCACTGCAGCTGCCATCAGAACTTAGATACTTCATTTGGTTGCCTAAATAGGAGCTGTGCATAATACTCATTTTCTGAGATCAGCCAAAGGTCAGACAAAAACCAAGAATCATCTTAACATCAGTGCAAGTTAGACATCTCAGACACTTTAAATAGCTGGTCCCATGCAATATTCATTGCTGATGCAGTGAGCATGAGCCACAAAATAGCACTGGCTGGTGATAAATTCAAAGACCTGTGCCTTCAGGGACCTATTAGAAACCAGTTTTAATTCTGCTGTTTGG from Sylvia atricapilla isolate bSylAtr1 chromosome 5, bSylAtr1.pri, whole genome shotgun sequence includes:
- the RASD2 gene encoding LOW QUALITY PROTEIN: GTP-binding protein Rhes (The sequence of the model RefSeq protein was modified relative to this genomic sequence to represent the inferred CDS: inserted 5 bases in 5 codons; deleted 1 base in 1 codon; substituted 1 base at 1 genomic stop codon), producing the protein MMKTMSGGNCNLNVPAKNSYRMVVLGASRVGKSSIVSRFLNXRFEDQYTPTIEDFHRKVYNIRGDMYQXDILDTSGNHPFPAMRRLSILNGXERDVFILVFSLDNRESFDEVKRLQKQILEVKSCLKNKTKESADLPMVICGNKXDHSEIFRKVRTDEGEDLVSSDENCAYXEVSAKKNTNVDEMFYVLVSMAKLPHEMSPXLHRKISIQYGDAFQQKSFRMRRIKDMDAYGMISPFARRPSVNSDLKYIKSKVLREGQSREREKCTVQ